GGAGTTTACTTAGTTAATTCAAAAAAAACTTGAGTGTAATAAAAAAGTGATTATCTTTGCCCTCCCTTAAAGAAAGGAAGAGATGTACGCGATTGTTGATATTGCTGGACAACAGCTAAAAGTAGAGAAGGATCAGAAGTTATTTGTTAACCGCCTAGAAGGTAGTGAAGGTGACAAGTTAAACTTTGATAATGTGCTTCTAGTGGACAAAGATGGAGAGACCACGATAGGTGCACCTAAAGTAGATGGAGCTTCAGTAGAAGTTGAAGTACTTCAGCACTTAAAAGGTGACAAAGTAATCGTTTTCAAGAAGAAAAGGAGAAAAGGTTACAGAGTGAAAAATGGTCACCGTCAGTCACTAAGTGAAATTAAAATTACAGGAATTAACGCATAATATTTTATTGCCATGGCTCATAAGAAAGGTGTCGGTAGTTCGAAGAACGGTAGAGAATCAGAAAGTAAACGACTAGGAATTAAAATATTCGGAGGTCAAGCTGCCAAAGCAGGGAATATTATAGTACGTCAGCGTGGAACTAAGCACCACCCTGGAGCAAACGTAGGAATGGGTAAAGACCATACTCTTTTTGCTTTAGAGAGCGGAACTGTAGTATTCAGAAAGACAAAAAATAATAAGTCGACTGTTTCAGTAGAAGCTGCAGAAAACTAAGCTTCTTTCTTTATAATTTTAAAAAGCTCCACTATTTTCGTGGGGCTTTTTTTATATACATACCTTAACAAGCCCAAAATGTTAGAAATTCCATACATAAGACAAAATAAGGATCAGGTTATCAAAGCCTTGCAAAAAAGAGGTATTGATGCAAGTGCCGACATTGACAACTTGATATCTGCCGATGATAGAAGGAAAGAGTTCCAGGTAAAAACCGACGGAATCCAAGCAGAAATCAAAAGCTTATCTAAAAGTATTGGTGGTCTATTTAAAGAGGGAAAAACTGAAGAAGCCAACCAACAAAAAGAACGTGTGGCTTCTTTAAAGGAAGAACTAAACGCAATAAAAGAACAGGCACAACAAAACGAAGATGCCATTAAAAAGCATCTATACGATTTACCAAATGCTCCCCATGACTCTGTTCCCCCTGGAAAATCGGACGCAGACAATGAAGTTATTTCTGAGAACAAATCAGAAATAAATCTTCCAACTAACGCAAAGCCTCATTGGGAATTATGCGAAGAGCATAATCTTATCGATTTTGAATTGGGTGTTAAAATTACGGGAGCAGGGTTTCCTGTTTACCGTGGAAAGGGAGCAAAACTTCAGCGTGCGCTAATCCAATATTTTTTGGATAAGGCCGACCAGGCTGGCTACGAGGAAATGATTCCTCCTCACGTAGTTAATGAGGCTTCTGGAATTGGTACTGGACAATTACCTGATAAAGAGGGGCAGATGTACCACGTAGGTACCGATGATCTTTATTTAATCCCCACTGCAGAAGTTCCACTAACCAATGTTTACAGGGATGTTTTAATAAAAGACGACAAAGAACTCCCCATAAAAATTTGCGGTTACACCCCTTGTTTTAGAAGAGAGGCAGGTTCATACGGAAAGGATGTTCGTGGACTAAATAGACTGCACCAATTCGATAAGGTGGAGATTGTTCGTATTGAAAAACCAGAAGATTCATTCAACGCACTTGATGAAATGATTTCGCATGTAGAAAACATCCTTAAGGAGTTGGAACTTCCCTACAGAATACTGCGCCTTTGCGGTGGAGACTTAGGGTTTGCCAGTTCCATAACATACGATTTCGAAGTTTATTCTGCAGCCCAAGAAAGATGGTTAGAAGTGAGTTCCGTTTCCAACTTTAAAAGCTTCCAATCTAACCGATTAAAGCTTAGATTTAAAAACCAAGAAGGAAAAAACACCCTGCTTCATACCCTAAATGGTAGTGCATTGGCTTTACCAAGAATTTTGGCAGCCATACTGGAAAACTACCAAACTGAAGACGGTATTAATATTCCTAAAGTACTACAACGCTATGTTGGATTTGAAAAAATTTAAAGCTTCTGCCCTTAAGCTAAGCGCTTTTGTTTTCTGTATAATCATCGCCATTGGATGCGAAGACCCGCGCTTTGCCAAAGCAGAAGAAAAGGTGCAATCTTTTAGGCAAAAACTAAACGGATACAAGAACCAATTCGAAAATATCGATACGGTTAAGCTTAATGAAATTGCGAATACTGTAGCAAAAGGCATAGATAGCATCGAAACCATGGCGTTAACACAAAATTGGATTTTAGATAAAGAAGAAGCCGAATTCCTAACCAATTACAAATCCATTGCTAAGCCAACCGCAAACCTTATTGAAAAGGCACAGATTTTAAAAAGCGATTTACTTTATTCAGAAAAGCAGTTAGCCACCTTGCAAACCGACATCCAAAATCGCTCACTTCCTATAGATTCTATCTTGGTTTACCTTGATAAAGAGGAGAAAGCATTAAGAGTTATTGGAGCTTCTACACAAAATATGTTAGAAGGTAGGAGATTATTGGTAGATCGTTTTCAAGAACTGCACCCACAATATACTTATTACGTTAATCGTATTACTACCGAAAAGTAGCCTATGCGATACCTTTTTCTTTCAATTTTTATTATTCTTTTTTCCTTGCCTGGAATTGCGCAGCAAACTGATCGTGAGTTTGCCGAGTATTATTACCAGCAAAAGGAATTTGAAAAAGCCGAGTTATATTTCTCAAAACTCTATGAAGAAAAGGGGGGATTATTCTATTACACACGTTTACTTACCTGTTTAGAACAGCAAGAATCTTGGGATAAGGCCATAGAGCTGGTTAAGGACTGGATTAAAAAAGAGCAAAGTCAAACAGGACAAGAATATTTCGATCTCGCCATTTTGTATCACAAAACTAAGGATGAGAAACAGCGAGATAAATTCCTCGAAAAAGGATTAGATGAGTTAAAATACAATCGTGGGACAGTTAGTACTGTGGGTAGAAAGCTGGAATCTGCCGCCCTATACAGGTGGGCAAAATCACTGTATCTGAATGCTCGCGAAAAGGATAATCAATATGGTTATCACCTAGAATTAGCTGGTCTTTATGGAGTTCAGGGTGAAACAAAAGCCATGGTTGAAGCCTACGTTTCTCTTGTCCAAGAAAACCCAGCATATCAAAACTCCATTCAATCGGCTTTAATAAGATATTTAAGCTTTACAGAAGACGAGGATCAAGCAGAACTTTTAAGGCAAATCCTAATTGAACGGGTTCAAAAGAATCCAGACAATAAATCTCTCAACGAATTACTGATCTGGTATTACTATCAAATGTCCGACTTTGCGCCTGCTTTTGCCCAAGTTCGTGCATTAGATATGCGCTACAAAGAAGGTGGAGGACGCGTTTTAGATTATGCCCAACTCGCTGCTCGCAATGGGGAATATGGAGCTGCATATCGAGCTTACGATTATTTACTAGAGACCTACAAGGATGAAAAAACCCAATTATTGGTCTTAACTGAGCGTGCAAAAGCCGCCTACCTTGAGTTACAAAATATACCACACACCAAACCAGAAGATGTTGCCAGGGTTCGTGATGCCTTCGATTTGGCGGTAAACACCTTGGGAGAAAATCCAACAACCGCATCACTCCTTATAGATTATGCCGATTTCACCTTAAAATATGGTGCTGGAGAAAATGCAGCCATGTCGCTTTTAGAAAAGGTAATTGAAATGCCTAATCTTTACAAAAAGGTAGTGGCTTTAGCCAAACTAAGGCTTGGCGATATACTTCTTATCAAAGGCGAAATTTGGGATGCCGCTTTACTCTACGGCCAGGTGGATAAGGATTTTAAAGAGGATGAATTAGGTTCTGAAGCGCGGTTGAGAAATGCCAAAATTGCATTCTACACTGGGGACTTTGCATGGGCCCAAGCTCAATTGGATATCCTAAAAGCAGCAACTTCAGATTTAATTAGCAATGATGCTATTGAATTGTCCCTATTGATTTCCAATAATTTTAATTTGGATACCGTAACGGAACCCCTTGAGTTGTATGCCGCGGCAGATTTATTGATCGTACAAAACAAGCTTGATCAAGCAGACTCTATACTTACCAAGCTCACCAATAAGTACCCTAGACACTCTTTAACCGATGAAGTTTATATGGCGCGTTATAAGATGGCCATGAAAGGGGAAAATTACGATATGGCATTGTCCTACCTTAAAAAAATTATAGATGAGCATCCAACCGATTTACTTGGCGACAATGCCTTATACCTGATGGCAGAGCTCTACTTGAATAAAATGAATAACGAGGAAGAGGCTACCAAGCTTTACGAAAGAATTCTTCTAGAATTTCCTGGTAGCCTATTTTCCATAGACGCTCGTAAAAAATACCGTCGATTACGAGGAGATATACAATTTGAAGGATAGGTAATTATGGAAAAAATAATTTACAACGTAACTGTAAACATAGACCATGATGTGCATGACGATTGGGTTTCATGGATGAAAGAAGTTCATATTCCCGATGTTATGGCTACCAAATGTTTTCTTGAAAGTAGATTTTGCAATGTCCTTTCAGATCATGAACAGGGTGGTGTTACCTATTCAATTCAGTACTTAGCTGCTAGCGAAGCTGATTTAAATCGCTACCAAAAAGAGTTTGCTCCAAAACTTCAGCAGGAACATACTGCCAAATACAACGGGAAATTTGCAGCCTTTAGAACGCTTTTAAAAATGGTTGATCAATTTTAATGGGAGTAAAAGCAAAAAAACACCTTGGGCAGCACTTCCTTGCAGATGCCAGCATTGCAAAAGCTATTGCCGATGCTATCCCATCAAATTTAGTTTCTAATATCCTAGAAGTGGGACCGGGAACCGGTGCCCTAACCCAACACTTGTTCTCTAGAGATGAAAAATTGGTGCTATCTGAAATAGACCGAGAATCGGTAGCCTACCTAGATGAAAATTTTGTAGATCAACAGTTTGAAATTGTTCAAAAAAGTTTTTTGGATGCCGATTGGGAATCTTGGATAGACGGACCATTTGTTGTGTGTGGAAATTTCCCGTACAACATTTCCAGTCAAATTGTATTTAAAATCCTAGAGATGAAAGCAGCAGTTCCATGTGCTGTGGGAATGTTTCAAAAAGAAGTTGCGGAAAGAATTTGTGCGGGACCGGGATCCAAAACTTATGGTGTAATTTCTGTTTTAACCCAGGCCTATTATCACTGCGAGTATCTATTTACTGTTCCTGAGAATGTTTTTATTCCACCTCCAAAAGTAAAATCAGGGGTGCTGCGCATGACAATTAAAGAAAGTCCCATTACCTGCGACCATCAAAAATTTAGACAAGTTGTAAAGGCCACTTTCAACCAAAGAAGAAAGACCATTAGAAACGGCTTAAAATCTTTGGGCGCAGAAATTCCAGACAACGAATATTTGCAGAAAAGACCTGAGCAATTAAGCGTTGAAGATTTCGAAGATTTGACTAAAATTATTTTCCCCGGTTAGACCTGAGATCGAATTATTAC
The genomic region above belongs to Luteibaculum oceani and contains:
- the rplU gene encoding 50S ribosomal protein L21, with the protein product MYAIVDIAGQQLKVEKDQKLFVNRLEGSEGDKLNFDNVLLVDKDGETTIGAPKVDGASVEVEVLQHLKGDKVIVFKKKRRKGYRVKNGHRQSLSEIKITGINA
- a CDS encoding DUF4286 family protein, which encodes MEKIIYNVTVNIDHDVHDDWVSWMKEVHIPDVMATKCFLESRFCNVLSDHEQGGVTYSIQYLAASEADLNRYQKEFAPKLQQEHTAKYNGKFAAFRTLLKMVDQF
- the serS gene encoding serine--tRNA ligase; the protein is MLEIPYIRQNKDQVIKALQKRGIDASADIDNLISADDRRKEFQVKTDGIQAEIKSLSKSIGGLFKEGKTEEANQQKERVASLKEELNAIKEQAQQNEDAIKKHLYDLPNAPHDSVPPGKSDADNEVISENKSEINLPTNAKPHWELCEEHNLIDFELGVKITGAGFPVYRGKGAKLQRALIQYFLDKADQAGYEEMIPPHVVNEASGIGTGQLPDKEGQMYHVGTDDLYLIPTAEVPLTNVYRDVLIKDDKELPIKICGYTPCFRREAGSYGKDVRGLNRLHQFDKVEIVRIEKPEDSFNALDEMISHVENILKELELPYRILRLCGGDLGFASSITYDFEVYSAAQERWLEVSSVSNFKSFQSNRLKLRFKNQEGKNTLLHTLNGSALALPRILAAILENYQTEDGINIPKVLQRYVGFEKI
- the rsmA gene encoding 16S rRNA (adenine(1518)-N(6)/adenine(1519)-N(6))-dimethyltransferase RsmA, which translates into the protein MGVKAKKHLGQHFLADASIAKAIADAIPSNLVSNILEVGPGTGALTQHLFSRDEKLVLSEIDRESVAYLDENFVDQQFEIVQKSFLDADWESWIDGPFVVCGNFPYNISSQIVFKILEMKAAVPCAVGMFQKEVAERICAGPGSKTYGVISVLTQAYYHCEYLFTVPENVFIPPPKVKSGVLRMTIKESPITCDHQKFRQVVKATFNQRRKTIRNGLKSLGAEIPDNEYLQKRPEQLSVEDFEDLTKIIFPG
- a CDS encoding tetratricopeptide repeat protein, with the protein product MRYLFLSIFIILFSLPGIAQQTDREFAEYYYQQKEFEKAELYFSKLYEEKGGLFYYTRLLTCLEQQESWDKAIELVKDWIKKEQSQTGQEYFDLAILYHKTKDEKQRDKFLEKGLDELKYNRGTVSTVGRKLESAALYRWAKSLYLNAREKDNQYGYHLELAGLYGVQGETKAMVEAYVSLVQENPAYQNSIQSALIRYLSFTEDEDQAELLRQILIERVQKNPDNKSLNELLIWYYYQMSDFAPAFAQVRALDMRYKEGGGRVLDYAQLAARNGEYGAAYRAYDYLLETYKDEKTQLLVLTERAKAAYLELQNIPHTKPEDVARVRDAFDLAVNTLGENPTTASLLIDYADFTLKYGAGENAAMSLLEKVIEMPNLYKKVVALAKLRLGDILLIKGEIWDAALLYGQVDKDFKEDELGSEARLRNAKIAFYTGDFAWAQAQLDILKAATSDLISNDAIELSLLISNNFNLDTVTEPLELYAAADLLIVQNKLDQADSILTKLTNKYPRHSLTDEVYMARYKMAMKGENYDMALSYLKKIIDEHPTDLLGDNALYLMAELYLNKMNNEEEATKLYERILLEFPGSLFSIDARKKYRRLRGDIQFEG
- the rpmA gene encoding 50S ribosomal protein L27 — its product is MAHKKGVGSSKNGRESESKRLGIKIFGGQAAKAGNIIVRQRGTKHHPGANVGMGKDHTLFALESGTVVFRKTKNNKSTVSVEAAEN